A genomic segment from Glycine max cultivar Williams 82 chromosome 1, Glycine_max_v4.0, whole genome shotgun sequence encodes:
- the LOC102669227 gene encoding uncharacterized protein, producing MEDKNKEHESGFVCNQESQTNNEPQHNQENAQPNVTVGPIAKISSPSPSHDSMPNSNQQQQPPIVQWPCTPQNATEQFLTMHFPTQASPPGALNQWQQFQYQQVFAQTASSFWQPQPPGANVPSFFQPFTDTGFQGGPSSTIQTLLPNMSCHYTFPGFPHSWDPPSYMAQLYQMQHPYVFSFPGAPNFSSATPKVPDRLASVEHSSQNGIMRPPSKLSQKHQQLWEAQSAENVKLWSVINKLQAEVSDYNDRLKKLEEEVSSFKKKAEVPTNKVIGTIPVLTVQPKKRGGPKRSLASVDPSYESHLPAGGKKPALSNYLYQSKSPFGAVKSPIFEKVILKKVENKEITTRSTTTMVQHESNVNILNAVKDVSCNTQINQSNPIMSACQGQVPCGNGVNVNFGKDHDLKVVYSEPSQPDKVLKNSSMGVSAKSVGNTGNGNVGLTSCAPSQDTAKDMLDVARRSFFHNGSFIQQGGNITPGWSLSFANEEDA from the exons ATGGAAGATAAAAACAAGGAACATGAATCCGGTTTCGTTTGTAATCAAGAATCTCAGACAAATAATGAACCTCAG CACAACCAAGAGAATGCACAGCCAAATGTGACTGTTGGTCCTATTGCCAAAATTAGTAGTCCCTCACCTTCACATGACAGCATGCCCAACTCAAATCAGCAACAACAACCTCCAATTGTTCAATGGCCTTGTACTCCTCAAAATGCCACAGAACAGTTCTTGACAATGCACTTCCCCACCCAAGCATCACCACCTGGTGCCTTAAATCAATGGCAGCAGTTTCAATATCAGCAGGTATTTGCACAGACAGCATCATCCTTTTGGCAACCGCAACCGCCAGGAGCAAATGTCCCTTCATTCTTTCAGCCCTTTACTGATACTGGCTTTCAAGGAGGACCTTCCTCAACAATACAGACACTACTTCCCAATATGTCTTGCCATTACACATTTCCTGGCTTTCCAC ATTCTTGGGATCCACCTTCTTACATGGCTCAGTTGTACCAAATGCAGCATCCTTATGTTTTCAGTTTTCCTGGTGCACCTAACTTTTCTTCAGCAACTCCTAAGGTGCCTGATCGCTTAGCTTCTGTAGAGCATTCTTCCCAAAATGGAATTATGAGACCACCTTCAAAACTTTCTCAGAAGCATCAACAACTTTGGGAAGCTCAG TCAGCGGAGAATGTTAAGCTGTGGAGTGTGATAAATAAATTGCAAGCTGAAGTTTCTGATTACAATGATCGGCTGAAGAAGCTTGAAGAAGAAGTATCCTCGTTCAAAAAGAAAGCAGAAGTGCCCACTAACAAAGTTATTGGGACAATTCCTGTATTAACAGTGCAACCAAAAAAGAGAGGAGGGCCTAAGAGATCATTGGCTTCAGTGGATCCATCATATGAGTCTCACCTCCCAGCTGGCGGTAAAAAGCCTGCACTAAGTAACTATCTGTATCAGAGTAAATCACCCTTTGGAGCAGTTAAATCACCCATTTTTGAAAAAGTTATCCTTAAAAAAgtggaaaataaagaaataactaCTCGTTCCACTACTACAATGGTGCAGCACGAAAGCAATGTAAACATCTTAAATGCTGTTAAAGATGTGAGCTGCAATACCCAAATTAATCAAAGCAACCCAATTATGTCTGCATGTCAAGGCCAAGTTCCATGTGGAAATGGAGTAAATGTTAATTTTGGAAAGGATCATGACTTGAAAGTAGTCTACTCTGAACCATCACAACCAgataaagttttgaaaaatagtAGCATGGGTGTTTCAGCTAAGTCTGTTGGAAATACTGGTAATGGGAATGTTGGGTTGACTTCTTGCGCACCTTCTCAAGACACTGCAAAGGATATGCTAGATGTTGCTCGTCGAAGTTTCTTCCATAATGGCAGTTTCATCCAACAAGGAGGAAACATAACTCCTGGATGGAGTTTGAGTTTTGcaaatgaagaggatgcttAA
- the LOC100786598 gene encoding tubulin alpha-2 chain, producing the protein MRECISIHIGQAGIQVGNACWELYCLEHAIQADGQMPSDKTIGGGDDAFNTFFSETGAGKHVPRAVFVDLEPTVIDEVRTGTYRQLFHPEQLISGKEDAANNFARGHYTIGKEIVDLCLDRIRKLADNCTGLQGFLVFNAVGGGTGSGLGSLLLERLSVDYGKKSKLGFTVYPSPQVSTSVVEPYNSVLSTHSLLEHTDVAVLLDNEAIYDICRRSLDIDRPTYTNLNRLVSQVISSLTASLRFDGALNVDVTEFQTNLVPYPRIHFMLSSYAPVISAEKAYHEQLSVAEITNSAFEPSSMMAKCDPRHGKYMACCLMYRGDVVPKDVNAAVAIIKTKRTIQFVDWCPTGFKCGINYQPPTVVPGGDLAKVQRAVCMISNSTSVAEVFSRIDHKFDLMYAKRAFVHWYVGEGMEEGEFSEAREDLAALEKDYEEVGAEATEGDEGEDGDEY; encoded by the exons ATGAGAGAGTGCATTTCCATCCACATTGGCCAGGCCGGAATTCAGGTCGGAAATGCTTGCTGGGAGCTCTATTGCCTCGAGCATGCCATTCAG GCTGATGGGCAGATGCCAAGTGATAAGACCATTGGTGGAGGTGACGATGCTTTCAACACCTTCTTCAGCGAGACCGGTGCAGGAAAGCACGTGCCTCGTGCAGTTTTCGTAGATCTTGAGCCCACTGTCATTGATGAAGTCAGAACTGGCACATACCGCCAACTCTTCCATCCTGAGCAGCTCATCAGCGGAAAGGAAGATGCTGCAAACAACTTCGCTCGTGGCCACTATACTA TTGGGAAAGAGATAGTTGATCTGTGCTTGGACCGTATCAGAAAGCTTGCGGACAACTGCACTGGTCTCCAAGGTTTTCTGGTTTTCAATGCTGTAGGTGGTGGCACTGGTTCAGGTCTAGGATCCCTTCTCTTGGAACGGCTTTCAGTGGATTATGGCAAGAAATCCAAGCTGGGTTTCACCGTCTATCCTTCACCGCAAGTTTCAACCTCTGTGGTTGAGCCTTACAACAGTGTCCTTTCCACCCATTCCCTTCTGGAACACACTGATGTTGCCGTGCTACTTGACAATGAAGCCATATATGATATTTGCAGGCGTTCCCTTGACATTGATAGACCCACTTACACAAACCTTAATCGCTTAGTTTCTCAG GTGATATCATCACTGACTGCATCTCTGAGATTTGATGGTGCCTTGAATGTGGATGTTACTGAGTTCCAGACTAACCTGGTACCATATCCGAGGATTCACTTCATGCTTTCATCCTATGCTCCCGTGATTTCAGCAGAGAAGGCATACCATGAACAGCTTTCAGTTGCAGAGATCACAAACAGCGCGTTTGAGCCGTCCTCTATGATGGCCAAGTGCGACCCTCGCCACGGCAAGTACATGGCTTGCTGTCTGATGTACAGAGGCGATGTGGTCCCTAAAGATGTTAATGCAGCCGTAGCCATTATCAAGACCAAGCGCACTATCCAATTTGTTGATTGGTGCCCCACAGGGTTCAAGTGCGGTATCAATTATCAGCCTCCAACTGTTGTTCCAGGGGGAGATCTTGCCAAGGTGCAGAGGGCAGTGTGCATGATCTCCAACTCCACAAGTGTTGCTGAGGTTTTCTCACGCATTGACCACAAATTTGACCTTATGTATGCCAAGAGGGCGTTTGTGCACTGGTATGTTGGTGAGGGCATGGAAGAGGGTGAGTTTTCTGAGGCTCGTGAAGATCTCGCTGCCCTTGAGAAGGATTATGAGGAGGTCGGAGCAGAGGCTACGGAAGGTGatgaaggcgaggatggagatGAGTATTGA
- the LOC100813889 gene encoding LRR receptor-like serine/threonine-protein kinase HSL2, which translates to MPQPLFLFLLLCLLCSSSGLSQVLSLERETQILLGVKNTQLEDKNKSLKNWVPNTDHHPCNWTGITCDARNHSLVSIDLSETGIYGDFPFGFCRIHTLQSLSVASNFLTNSISPNSLLLCSHLRLLNLSDNYFVGVLPEFPPDFTELRELDLSKNNFTGDIPASFGQFPHLRTLVLSGNLLSGTIPPFLGNLSELTRLELAYNPFKPGPLPSQLGNLSNLETLFLADVNLVGEIPHAIGNLTSLKNFDLSQNSLSGTIPNSISGLRNVEQIELFENQLFGELPQGLGNLSSLICLDLSQNALTGKLPDTIASLHLQSLNLNDNFLRGEIPESLASNPNLKQLKLFNNSFTGKLPRDLGRNSDIEDFDVSTNDLVGELPKYLCQGNKLEHLITFANRFSGTLPDQYGECRSLQYVRIQSNQFSGPVPPSFWALAGLQFLEMSNNRFQGSVSASISRGLTKLILSGNSFSGQFPMEICELHNLMEIDFSKNRFTGEVPTCVTKLTKLQKLRLQENMFTGEIPSNVTHWTDMTELDLSFNRFTGSIPSELGNLPDLTYLDLAVNSLTGEIPVELTNLRLNQFNVSGNKLHGVVPLGFNRQVYLTGLMGNPGLCSPVMKTLPPCSKRRPFSLLAIVVLVCCVSLLVGSTLWFLKSKTRGCSGKSKSSYMSTAFQRVGFNEEDIVPNLISNNVIATGSSGRVYKVRLKTGQTVAVKKLFGGAQKPDVEMVFRAEIETLGRIRHANIVKLLFSCSGDEFRILVYEYMENGSLGDVLHGEDKCGELMDWPRRFAIAVGAAQGLAYLHHDSVPAIVHRDVKSNNILLDHEFVPRVADFGLAKTLQREATQGAMSRVAGSYGYIAPEYAYTMKVTEKSDVYSFGVVLMELITGKRPNDSSFGENKDIVKWITETVLSPSPERGSGDIGGGKDYIMSQIVDPRLNPATCDYEEIEKVLNVALLCTSAFPINRPSMRRVVELLKDHKLS; encoded by the exons ATGCCGCAACCATTGTTTctgtttttacttttatgtttattgtgCTCAAGTAGTGGTTTATCTCAAGTTTTGTCCCTCGAGAGAGAGACTCAGATTCTACTTGGGGTCAAGAACACTCAGCTCGAAGACAAAAACAAGAGTCTCAAAAACTGGGTGCCCAACACAGACCACCACCCCTGCAACTGGACCGGCATTACCTGCGACGCACGAAACCACTCACTTGTCTCCATTGACCTCTCCGAAACTGGAATCTACGGCGACTTCCCCTTCGGTTTTTGTCGCATTCACACCCTCCAAAGCCTCTCTGTGGCTTCCAATTTTCTCACCAACTCCATCTCCCCCAACTCTCTGCTTCTCTGTTCCCACCTCCGTCTCTTGAACCTCTCCGACAATTACTTCGTCGGAGTCCTGCCGGAATTCCCGCCGGACTTCACCGAACTAAGAGAGCTAGACCTCTCAAAGAACAACTTCACCGGCGACATTCCGGCGAGTTTTGGACAGTTTCCACATCTGAGAACGCTCGTTTTATCCGGAAACCTCCTCAGCGGAACGATCCCTCCCTTCCTAGGAAACCTCAGTGAGTTAACTCGTTTGGAATTAGCTTACAACCCCTTCAAACCAGGACCTTTACCTTCCCAACTAGGAAACCTCTCTAATCTCGAAACACTGTTCCTCGCCGATGTAAACCTCGTAGGGGAAATTCCACACGCCATCGGTAACCTCACCTCGCTCAAGAACTTTGATTTGTCTCAGAACTCCTTGTCAGGTACAATCCCAAACAGCATTTCAGGTCTGAGAAACGTTGAACAAATTGAACTATTTGAAAACCAGCTTTTCGGCGAATTACCCCAAGGTTTAGGAAACCTCAGCAGTTTAATTTGCTTAGACCTCTCTCAGAACGCTCTAACGGGAAAACTACCAGACACAATTGCTTCTTTGCATCTCCAATCTCTCAACCTGAACGACAACTTTCTCAGGGGAGAAATTCCCGAAAGTCTAGCTTCAAACCCGAATCTGAAGCAACTGAAACTCTTCAACAACAGCTTCACCGGGAAACTCCCACGAGATCTGGGGCGAAACTCTGACATAGAAGATTTCGATGTCTCAACCAATGACTTGGTGGGAGAGTTGCCAAAGTACCTCTGCCAGGGGAACAAACTGGAGCATCTCATCACGTTCGCGAATCGCTTCTCTGGAACGCTCCCTGACCAATACGGCGAGTGTCGTTCACTTCAATATGTTAGAATCCAGAGCAACCAGTTCTCGGGCCCGGTGCCGCCATCGTTTTGGGCCCTTGCTGGGCTTCAGTTTCTGGAAATGTCCAACAACAGGTTCCAAGGTTCTGTCTCTGCTTCCATCTCTAGGGGACTCACCAAACTCATTTTGTCCGGTAACAGCTTTTCTGGCCAATTCCCAATGGAAATATGTGAACTTCATAATCTCATGGAGATTGACTTCAGCAAGAACCGCTTCACCGGTGAAGTTCCCACGTGCGTAACTAAGTTGACAAAATTACAGAAACTTAGACTGCAAGAGAACATGTTCACCGGCGAAATTCCCAGTAACGTGACCCACTGGACTGACATGACAGAGTTGGATTTGTCGTTTAACCGGTTCACCGGTTCAATCCCATCAGAACTTGGAAATTTACCGGATTTGACATACCTTGATCTCGCCGTTAATTCTTTAACGGGGGAGATTCCGGTGGAGTTGACGAACCTAAGACTCAACCAGTTCAACGTCTCTGGTAACAAGTTGCACGGAGTGGTTCCTTTAGGTTTCAACCGCCAGGTGTACTTAACGGGTCTAATGGGAAACCCTGGTCTCTGTAGCCCCGTTATGAAAACCCTGCCTCCTTGTTCCAAACGCAGGCCGTTTTCTCTGCTTGCTATTGTCGTTTTAGTTTGCTGCGTTTCGCTCCTTGTGGGGTCGACGTTGTGGTTCCTGAAGAGCAAGACGCGGGGTTGTAGTGGCAAATCCAAGAGCTCCTATATGTCAACCGCGTTTCAGAGAGTGGGGTTCAATGAAGAAGACATAGTTCCGAACTTAATCAGTAACAACGTGATTGCCACAGGGAGTTCGGGTCGGGTTTACAAGGTGAGGCTCAAGACGGGGCAGACGGTGGCGGTGAAGAAACTGTTTGGTGGCGCGCAAAAGCCTGACGTGGAAATGGTGTTCAGGGCGGAGATTGAGACTCTGGGAAGGATTCGGCATGCGAATATTGTGAAACTGTTGTTTAGTTGCAGTGGTGATGAGTTTAGGATATTGGTGTATGAGTACATGGAGAATGGGAGCTTAGGGGATGTGTTGCATGGTGAGGACAAGTGTGGGGAGTTAATGGATTGGCCTAGGAGGTTCGCAATTGCTGTGGGTGCGGCTCAGGGGTTGGCTTATTTGCACCATGATTCTGTGCCTGCTATTGTTCACAGGGACGTCAAGAGTAATAACATTTTGTTGGACCATGAGTTTGTGCCAAGAGTAGCAGATTTTGGTCTTGCTAAGACATTGCAACGTGAGGCCACCCAGGGTGCTATGTCCAGGGTTGCTGGATCATATGGTTACATTGCTCCTG AGTATGCTTATACAATGAAAGTGACTGAGAAGAGCGATGTGTATAGTTTTGGGGTGGTGCTGATGGAATTGATCACAGGCAAGAGGCCTAATGATTCTTCATTTGGTGAGAACAAGGATATAGTGAAGTGGATCACTGAGACTGTTTTATCACCATCTCCTGAAAGAGGAAGTGGCGATATTGGAGGAGGAAAAGATTATATTATGAGCCAGATTGTGGACCCGAGATTGAACCCAGCCACTTGTGATTATGAAGAGATAGAGAAGGTCTTAAATGTGGCCCTACTCTGCACCTCAGCGTTTCCCATTAATAGACCCTCAATGAGAAGGGTGGTTGAATTGCTCAAGGACCATAAACTGTCATGA